The Anaerolineae bacterium genomic interval CAGAACGCAGGATATCCTCCTCGGAAATGCCCTTGCCGATGGCGTCGCGCAGGCGCTGAGAGCCGGCTTCCGGCGCCAGCGTCACCGTACGGGTTTGACTGCGCGCCAGGGCATCCAGCACTTTGGGCGACAGGGTATCCGCCCGCAGGGAGGAAACCGAAACCTCGATCTTGCGCGCCATCAGCTCATCCATGAGCGCGTCAATATGGGCATAATCGGAGACGGCGGCGCTGATGAGGCCCACCCGCCGGCGGTGATGAAGCCCTTCCTCAATCGCCTGCATCACCACGGGGAAAGAGCGTTGCCGCCACGGCCGGCTGGTATAGCCGGCCAGGCAGAAATGACATCCCCACCGACACCCGCGTGCCAGCTCCACCAGATGCATGAAGCCGAACTCGGCCGCCGGCGTCCACAGCACGGAACGCGTGGGGAAGCGGTCCACATCCTTCAACCACTGCCGGCGCACACGAGACCCTCGTCCGTGCACTTGGGGCACATAGACCCCCTCCAGCCGGCTCAGCCGTTCCAGCAGGCGGGCGCGATCCCCCATCTCCGCATTCAGCACTTCCACCAATGGGCCGATGACTTCCTCCGCCTCGCCAATGACGAAGGCGTCGAAAATCGGCGCCAGGGGCATGGGGTTGGCGCTCACCGCCGGCCCGCCGGCGATGAGTATGGGATCCTCATCGCCGCGCTCCCCTGCCCAAATGCTGGTCATCCCACAGCGGCGGAGCAGATTCACCGCCCGCAAATAATCCAGCTCGAAGGAGAGGGAGA includes:
- a CDS encoding radical SAM protein; this encodes MWKEIEARRRLLQREIGAVVKDWGGRLPVALVYANTYAVGMASLGFQTIYHLLNLHDDVVCERVFDDERWDDSPPPLSMESQRRLDEFAVLAFSLSFELDYLRAVNLLRRCGMTSIWAGERGDEDPILIAGGPAVSANPMPLAPIFDAFVIGEAEEVIGPLVEVLNAEMGDRARLLERLSRLEGVYVPQVHGRGSRVRRQWLKDVDRFPTRSVLWTPAAEFGFMHLVELARGCRWGCHFCLAGYTSRPWRQRSFPVVMQAIEEGLHHRRRVGLISAAVSDYAHIDALMDELMARKIEVSVSSLRADTLSPKVLDALARSQTRTVTLAPEAGSQRLRDAIGKGISEEDILRS